A stretch of Komagataella phaffii GS115 chromosome 2, complete sequence DNA encodes these proteins:
- a CDS encoding 3-hydroxyanthranilic acid dioxygenase, required for the de novo biosynthesis of NAD from tryptophan, whose product MLPPPINIPKWIEENGHLLQPPVNNYCLHRGGFTVMIVGGPNERTDYHVNQTPEYFYQYKGHMCLKVVDDGEFKDIIINEGESFLLPGNTPHSPVRFADTIGLVVEQDRPQGLNDRIRWYCLNCKEIVHETEFYCSDLGTQVKDAIVSFETDLEKRTCKNCGTLNYSRPK is encoded by the coding sequence ATGCTACCACCTCCAATCAACATCCCGAAATGGATAGAAGAGAATGGACATCTCTTGCAACCTCCGGTTAATAATTACTGTCTCCACAGAGGAGGATTTACGGTAATGATTGTAGGTGGGCCTAATGAGAGAACCGATTATCATGTTAATCAGACACCTGAATACTTCTATCAATACAAGGGCCACATGTGTCTTAAAGTCGTGGATGATGGTGAATTTAAGGACATTATTATCAATGAAGGAGAATCGTTTTTGCTACCAGGTAATACGCCACATAGTCCAGTGAGGTTTGCTGATACTATTGGCTTAGTGGTTGAACAGGATCGTCCTCAGGGACTGAATGACCGTATTAGATGGTATTGTCTGAATTGCAAGGAAATAGTGCATGAAACTGAGTTTTACTGCTCTGATTTGGGAACGCAAGTGAAGGACGCAATCGTTTCCTTTGAAACGGATTTAGAGAAAAGGACATGCAAAAATTGTGGAACACTGAACTATTCCAGGCCAAAATAA